The genomic stretch GGTTCTACTTATCGTACTATGCCATGGAAGTTCTTCATCAATATCATACCCCAGAAAATACAAAATATCCAAGCGTAGACTACAATGCTGAATCAACTTACGATCACTAATAATATTTTCTAAATAACCAACCAAACATAGTTTGAAGAACACAACAGGATCAATGCTTTTTTGTCCGCTACTTCCGTAATAGACTTTGGTAAGTTCATACAAATAATCTAAATCTAACTCAGAAGATAAACGACGATAAAAATTTTCTTTTGGAATCCGATCACTTAGTTGAAAATTGTTGAATAGTTTTTCTTGATAGATTTTTTTGCCTTGCATATATCAAGATACGAAATTTATCAATACCTTAGGCTTGTGCAACAGGCACACCGTGTATAATTTATTGCTGGTTCTCGCCTACTTACGAAAATCCTCGCGGATTTTCTTGGTTTGTGTTTTATTTAGTAACTTTATTGCTTGGAAACACGCAACTTTCCTTACACAACAACGTTAGCAAATATTTGAACTCACTCACTAAAATATGAATAGACTTTTGACAATTTTATTTTTAACTTCTTTCTTATCCAGTTGTAATGAAAGTAAAGAATTATTCGATAATTTCAAACTTATTAAAGGGAGCGAACTATATGGAGAGGGAAAATATGAGGAAGCCAAAAGAATATACTTGAACGTAATAAATTCTAATGCAAAAATTGATAGTACAACTTTGAGTAATATATATACACTTATTGGAAATGTATATGAAAAACAAGATAGTCTTAAAATGGCTGAAAAGTATTATTTAAAATCAAAAAAAATGGATGATACTTATTGGGAAATATGGTTTCATTTAGCAGTATATTATGACAAAACTAATGATTTAGAACGGGCGAAAACAAATTATAATCAAGCGGTTAAACTTAATCCCAAAAACAATTCTCTTTTAAATAACAGTGCTCTTTTTTATTTTGAAAGAGGCAATAATAGTCAAGCATTGGATTTGATTAATCAAAGTTTTGAAATTGACAGTTTGAATGAAACAAGCATTTGGCTAAAATCCAAAATTTTGAATAAAATAAAAACTGAAACTAAAAACTAAAAACGTTGGGTAATATTGGTGACAGTTGCACAGCTATCTTTTTTAATAATATTTCAAAATTTTGAACAAAACACAAAATAATTAATACTGATAATCAGTTAACTGCATTATATTGAAAAACAAAAATATAAGATTTAAAGAATTTTTTGACTTGTGCAACAATCACAACGCGTATAATTAATTGCTTGTTTATAGTCTACTTACGAAAATCCCATTTCCATAAACTCAGTAACATCTAAATTTTCTATTCCGTTTTTATTTGCTAAATTAGGTGCTTAACCACGCAACTAATCATACATAAAAACGTTGGCAACAATATAAACAAACATAATGCGAAGAAAAATAATCATACTTTTATTAATAGCAATATTCACAACTTTTGGATATGCTCAATCGGAAAAAATTAATATTAAAACAGACCAGTTGAAAGAAGTAAATTACCTGAAAATGGATGATTTTTATTTGACCCATTATTTATATATCGATCTGTTTTTAAGAGAAAACCTGTTTCCTGAAGCCAATCCAGAAGATGTTTCGTCAATTATCAACGCTCTTAAAAAATATGTTTCTGTAGAGAACAAATTAGAAATTGAAATTGAAAAACCTGGAAAAAGAAATTACTTAATCCGATTCGCAATTTTAAAGAAAGACGACGGAACTGAACTTTTAATTGCTTTCACAAATTGGACTGTAAAGAAAAAGGAATTTGAAAAAGAAATTAAGCTAGAAAATGATTCCTACACTAGATGGTATTTTCTTAATGGAAACAAAATGACTTATAGAAAAGATATGTCCAATGAAAATGATTATTCAAGTATGAATAAATCTGACTTGGCTAATGCTTATCTATTTGATGAATTAACAGATAATGATTCAGAGATTAAAAAAACAATAGAGGAATATTTAAAGCAAAGCGATTTAAGTATTTCAGATGAAATAATGGCGAATTTAATTCTTTTAAAATATCAAATTTTTAAAAAAGAGAATAACAATGTGGCGAAGCAAACTGAATATTTAGATGAATTATTTGAAATAAATAAGTCTGAATCTAATTTGAGAGGTTTACAAATGGCTTTTAATGCTACAAAATTTCAAATAGAATTAGCGAAATAAATACTGTGTACAACAAACATCGTATATAATTAATTACTAGCACTCACCTACTTACGAAAATTCTTGCGGACTTTCTATTCGGTATTTATTTGCTAAATTAGTTGCTTAACTATATAACTAATCATACAAAACACGTTTAATACAATAAAAAATTCCGAATGATCTCAAAAAATCTTATTGCAATTTTATTTTTAATCACACTATTTTCTTGCGGAACAACAAAAAATAGTACGAATACAACTGATGAATATTTTAACATCAAAATCTCTCAAGATGGAAAAATAGTAAAAGAAAAAAATGGCATCGTTGAACTCAGTAAGAAACCATTTAAAATTCATGTAGACCTCGTAAAAACTGATCACGTTTATGTGTCATCATCTTGGGGGAAATATTATTACGATTACCCAATTGAACAGAATATTTTTGAATGTAACGATAAAAGCTTTTTTAAAGACTGTCGATTTGTCGCAATAAAAACTGGAAATGAAGACAAATTCAATGTAAACAAAGATATTTATGTTGGAGATGGAAGTTATCAAAATGTTTGGTTTTATGAAGAAGATACAGAATGGCATCGATTTGACAAAGACATAAAAGTCGAAAACGGAATCACATATGCAACTGTGACTGTTGAAAATATCTACGATATGGACAAACGAGATGAAAGAAAATATCCTGAAAGTGAATACAATTATCCGATTGAAAAGATTAACTCTGATATTTATTTCGTGTTTGCAACAGATCATTATGAAAAAGGAATGGAACATCCTAAAGAACTACAACGAAAGAAAATACTACTGAAATTCAAATAGTTATGCTAAATAGTATGTGTAATTTTGAAAATAACGCGTAAACCATTACAAATCAAAACCAACGAAACAATATGACCCAAAACAAACGACTTAAAATTGGAGAAGGCACAATTAGCGGTTACATTTCCATCTTTTTGGCAATTGTATGCTTAGGAACAACTATTTGCGCTTATTTTCCAGAGTATTTAACGACTGCCGATTTTCGAGAACTTTACAAACCTGGTTATATAAAGTGGGCGTTTTTAATTGTGCTGATGGTATCTTTCGGGTTTGCCTTAGTGAGTTTCATTCTAAGCAAAAAAACAAAACTAGGGTTCTATGCAATACTAATTATCGCGGCTTCCATTTTCTTGGCTTCAGGATTGCCTGAATATCAAGAAATAGACTCAAAACCGTTCACATTAGGAATGGATTGGCTCCTACTCGATATTCTAATTTCTGCCGTTATATTTATTCCGATGGAATTGTTTTTACCAAAAAGGTTGGAACAAACAAAATTTCATGCGGAATGGAGAACCGATTTAGTGTATTTTATCATCAGTCACTTACTAATTCAAATTATTGGAATCCTTGTGCAATTGCCCGCAGTAACGATATTTGCTAACTTTGGATTAAGCGGATTTCAAGAATGGGTTCAAGGTATTTGGTTTATTCCACAACTATTTCTTGCATTGTTTGTGTCTGACTTATTTCAGTGGACAGCACATTATTTTTTTCACAAAACTCCGTATTTATGGCGTTTTCATTCCGTTCATCACTCCACAAAAGACATTGATTGGTTGGCAGGTTCAAGAACGCATTTTGTTGATTTAGTCGCTGTACGCGCCATCTCTTTTTTGCCTTTATATGTATTCGGATTTAGCACAGCAGTTTTTACTACATATGTAATTATAGTTTCATTTCAGGCAGTATTAGCGCATGCAAACACACGTATTAATTTTGGGTTTCTTCGCTATGTATTTGTAACTCCGCAATATCATCATTGGCATCATTCTGACGATCCAAAAGCGTATGATAAAAATTTTGCCATTCACTTTCCATTCATTGACATGCTATTTGGCACATATTATCCAATGGGAAAAACGTGGCCTGAAAATACAGGTCTTGGAGAAGTAAAATTTCCTAAAGGATTTTTGAGGCAGTTTGTCTTTCCATTCAGAAAAAACCCTGCAAATGATAATGAAATTGAGAATCCTAGTGAACGTTGATAATATTTAAATAACGTGAGTTCGATACAAAATTTCAGAATGCTTTTTTTGTCTTTTCCGCAGTATAGCAGGGATTTTTCGTTAAGAATTTTCGAATCCTTGGAGAAAATTTAGAAAAATTCATGCGGTTTTAGTTTTTTTCAAAAAGAAAAACTAAAAAT from Kordia antarctica encodes the following:
- a CDS encoding tetratricopeptide repeat protein; this encodes MNRLLTILFLTSFLSSCNESKELFDNFKLIKGSELYGEGKYEEAKRIYLNVINSNAKIDSTTLSNIYTLIGNVYEKQDSLKMAEKYYLKSKKMDDTYWEIWFHLAVYYDKTNDLERAKTNYNQAVKLNPKNNSLLNNSALFYFERGNNSQALDLINQSFEIDSLNETSIWLKSKILNKIKTETKN
- a CDS encoding sterol desaturase family protein, with amino-acid sequence MTQNKRLKIGEGTISGYISIFLAIVCLGTTICAYFPEYLTTADFRELYKPGYIKWAFLIVLMVSFGFALVSFILSKKTKLGFYAILIIAASIFLASGLPEYQEIDSKPFTLGMDWLLLDILISAVIFIPMELFLPKRLEQTKFHAEWRTDLVYFIISHLLIQIIGILVQLPAVTIFANFGLSGFQEWVQGIWFIPQLFLALFVSDLFQWTAHYFFHKTPYLWRFHSVHHSTKDIDWLAGSRTHFVDLVAVRAISFLPLYVFGFSTAVFTTYVIIVSFQAVLAHANTRINFGFLRYVFVTPQYHHWHHSDDPKAYDKNFAIHFPFIDMLFGTYYPMGKTWPENTGLGEVKFPKGFLRQFVFPFRKNPANDNEIENPSER